The following nucleotide sequence is from Flavobacterium sp. N1736.
AGCATTTCCTCCCGCCATTACATGCGGATTGATACGAATACATACCGGAATTTGTGGATATTTTGTTCCGAATTGCTCCAGAATAGATAAGTTATCAATATTGATTTGTACACCCATTGCGGCAACTTCTTCGATTTCTTCAAGAGAAACTCCGTTTGGAGTAAAGAAAATTTTGTCAGGATCATAGCCAGCATGAAGTCCCAATAAAACTTCTTGAATTGATACAGTATCTAAACCAGACCCCATGTTCTTTAATAACTGAAGTATCGCAACGTTTGACAATGCCTTCATGGCGTAATTAACTCTCAAGTTTTCTACCTTAGAGAAAGCTTTCGTTAATCTATTGTACTGAGATTGGATTTTTTCGGCATCATAAACATATAATGGACTTCCAAATTGGTCTGCTAACTGCAGTAAATCTTTTGCTTGCATTTTTAAACTATTTTGAGCAAAGTTATTACACTTTTGAGTAACGGCAAATTTTTTGTAGAAAAATAACAAATTATAACAAATTGTTTGTTTTTAAACAAAAAGTCGGTTAAAAAAGATTTTTGTAAATTTTTTTAAGGTTCAAAGGGACAAAGGCTCAGAGGAACAAAGTTTTTACTTTGATCACTCTAACCTTTGTCCCTTTGTTACTATGAATCTTTGAGCCTTAAAAAAGCCTATAAACTCGGCAAATCTCCATTTCCTTTGGTTGGCAAGTTGGTAGAGCCCATTAAGAACAAATCTACTTCTCTTGCTGCTTCGCGGCCTTCAGAGATTGCCCAAACGATCAAAGATTGTCCACGACGCATATCACCTGCGGTAAAAATGTGCGGGACATTTGTTTGATAATTTTTTGCTTTATAGTTGCTTCTCATATCAACTTCAAGACCTAATTGTTCGCTTAACGTTTTCTCGGGACCTGTAAATCCTAAAGCTAATAAAGCTAAATCGCAAGGCCAGATTTTTTCAGAACCTTCTTTTTCGATTAATTCAGGACGTTGACCAGGAGTCATTTTCCATTGCACTTCAACCGTTTTTAATCCGGTTAATTCGCCTTTACTGTTAGAAATGAATTCTTTAGTGTTAATTAACCAGTTTCTGTCGCAGCCTTCTTCGTGAGAAGATGACGTTTTTAATTGCAAAGGCCAAAAAGGCCAAGGAGTTGACTCGCTTCTTCCAACCGGAGGTTTTGGTAAAATCTCGAAATTCGTTACAGATTTTGCTCCATGTCTGTTTGATGTTCCAACGCAATCAGAACCTGTATCTCCACCACCAATTACGATTACATCTTTTCCGGTTGCTTTAACTTGGTCCGGAATTGATTCTCCGTATAAAACTTTAGTTTGTTGAGTCAAGAAATCCATTGCCTGCACAACGCCTTTGCTTTCGATTCCTTTAGTTGGCAAACTTCTTCTTTCAGTTGCTCCACCGCATAATACGATAGAATCGAAAGCGTTTAATTCGTCTACACTAAAGTTTACACCAACATTTACATTGGTTTTAAAAGTGATTCCTTCTGCTTCAAGGATTAATACACGTCTGTCGATAATTCCTTTTTCTAATTTGAAATTTGGAATTCCGTAACGCAATAAACCTCCAATGGCATTGTCTCTTTCAAAAACCGTTACCGTGTGACCGGCTCTGTTTAATTGTTGCGCTGCTGCCAAACCTGCAGGACCTGAACCAATAACGGCAACTGTTTTACCAGTTCTTGTTTTTGGCGGTTGTGGTTTAATCCAGCCTTCATCAAAACCTCTCTCGATGATGTTTTTCTCAATATTTTCGATCGCAACAGGTTCTTTTATGATTCCTAATACACATGATTTCTCACATGGAGCAGGGCATAAGCGACCTGTAAATTCCGGAAAGTTATTAGTAGATTGTAAAATCTCTAAG
It contains:
- a CDS encoding glutamate synthase subunit beta: MGKIGGFKEYNRADESNLAVAERVSNYNEFTIPLSEEKKKEQGSRCMDCGIPFCHSACPLGNLIPDFNDMVHQEEWQGALEILQSTNNFPEFTGRLCPAPCEKSCVLGIIKEPVAIENIEKNIIERGFDEGWIKPQPPKTRTGKTVAVIGSGPAGLAAAQQLNRAGHTVTVFERDNAIGGLLRYGIPNFKLEKGIIDRRVLILEAEGITFKTNVNVGVNFSVDELNAFDSIVLCGGATERRSLPTKGIESKGVVQAMDFLTQQTKVLYGESIPDQVKATGKDVIVIGGGDTGSDCVGTSNRHGAKSVTNFEILPKPPVGRSESTPWPFWPLQLKTSSSHEEGCDRNWLINTKEFISNSKGELTGLKTVEVQWKMTPGQRPELIEKEGSEKIWPCDLALLALGFTGPEKTLSEQLGLEVDMRSNYKAKNYQTNVPHIFTAGDMRRGQSLIVWAISEGREAAREVDLFLMGSTNLPTKGNGDLPSL